TGGATATGCAGATGAACGTTTTGAAAGAAATGCCTGACCTCAATGCTAATTTTGAATTGAAAAACCTGGATTTGACATCTCTTAATGATTTCATTAAAGCCTACGCGAATTTTGATGTTCATGCCGGCACTTTCACAACTATTACAGAATTACAGCTTACTGATGGACAACTAGATGGCTACATCAAACCATTTTTTGATAATCTGGATGTCTTTTCACTGGAAGAAGACCTTAAAGATGACAAAGGATTCTTTGGGAAAGCATGGGAAGCACTGGTAGGCCTGGGAGCGGAAAGCCTGGAAAATCAGCCACAGGACCAGGTGGCTACCCGTATTCCAATTCAGGGATCCTTAGATAAAATGGATCCGGACATCTCTAAAACGGTCTGGAATATCTTAAGAAATGCGTTTGTAGATGCCTTTGAAAAAGAGTTTGAACGAAGAGCAAAAGCTGATACTAATTAGGAATTTGTTTAAGAAAAGTACTAAAAGGCTTAATTTATAATCTTTCTGTGTATTTTTAAACAGCATCAGGCATTGACTGTTTGATAGCTAAACTTAACCAAACTTAACTTTTGCCTTATTCCACTGCATAACTTTTTCAGGAATGGGCTAATTCGCAAAATCGAGAAGATAGCATGAATAAACACACTTACGACTTTGGCGTAATAGGAAACTGCGCTTTTTTGGCTCTTGTACACAAAAACACTAACATCAACTGGCTATGCTGGCCTCGCTTCGACAGCAGCTTCGTCTTTGGAGGTTTGCTGGACGATGAAAAAGGAGGCGAGTTTAGCATTCTACCTTCTACCGACAACTTTAATTCTCATCAGTATTATATAGAAAATACCAACGTGCTTTGCACCGAAATAGAGAATGAAGATGGCAAGTACAGAGTAACCGATTTTGCTCCCCGCTTCTTCCAATATGACCGTTACTTTAAACCACTTATGCTCATTCGTAAGATTGAGCCCCTTTCGGGCACGCCACGCGTAAAAGTGAAGTGCGACCCAGTGGGTGAGTATGGGAGCTTAAAACCATCCATGAACCAGGCCAGTAACCACATTAAGTTTCTGGGTCTGCAAAGCGAAATTAGGCTGACTACCAATATCTCGCTAACCTACATACTGGAAGAGCAGCATTTTGTACTTAATGATACGCGTTATCTTGTACTTACTTATGGCGCACCGCTGGAAGCACCTGTAGAAAGCACTTCCGAAAACTTTCAACAAAAAACAGTAAACTACTGGCAGCACTGGGTAAAGAGTACCAGTATTAGTGATTTTTACCAGCAGCAGGTTATTCGCTCTGCTTTAGTTCTCAAAATTCATCAGTTTGAAGATACTGGCGGTATTATAGCTTCTACTACTACCAGCTTACCGGAAGCCCCCGGAAGTGGCAGAAACTGGGACTATCGCTATTGCTGGCTTCGCGATACGTATTATACACTTACAGCCTTTAACCATATTGGCCACTTTGAAGAGCTAGAGCGGTATTTCTACTACATTGCCAATATATCTGCCAGCCAGAAAAGTCGCTATCAGCCACTCTACTCAATTAGCGGCAGCGATCAGCTGATAGAGAAGATCATGGACCTTAAAGGGTATTTAGGAAACCAGCCCGTACGTGTGGGTAACCAGGCTTATGAGCATATTCAAAATGACGTATACGGACAGGTATTGTTATCTCTACTCCCACTTTATGTAGACCACCGTTTTATCAACGACGAGCGAGCAGGCTCCCAGAATCTAGTGTACGACGTGCTTCAAAAAATTGAGGAAGTGATGTATGAGCCAGATGCCGGACTTTGGGAGTTCAGAGACCTGAGCCAGTACCATTGCTATACTTACCTCTTCCACTGGGCGGGTAGCTCTGCCGCAATAAAAATTGCCAAACGCCTTGGCGATAAAGAGTTAGAGATTAAGGCTTCTAAACTGAAACAGGCCGCTGTTGATAAAATTGAAGAATGCTACGATCCAGAACGTAAGGTATACACTCAGGCCATTGGTACCAAAAACCTGGATGCCAGCACCCTACAACTCATTATGATGAATTATCTGGACGGCAACTCCGACAGGGCTAAAAATCACCTAAAAAGCCTGGAGAAGGAGCTTAAGTCAGAAGACGGGCTATTCTACCGTTACCTCCATATGGACGATTTTGGTATGCCCGAAACTACATTTTTGATCTGTGCTTTCTGGTATGTAGAAGCTCTGGCCTGTGTGGGGCGTGTAGATGAAGCTACCGAAACATTTGAAAACATTATGCAATACAGTAATCATCTGGGCTTGTTTAGCGAAGATGTGGATGCAGCTACTGGTAGCCAGTGGGGTAATTTCCCTCAGGCTTATAGCCATGTAGGCCTGGTAAATGCGGCTTACAGAATTGCTACGAAACTAGATGCTCCAGACTTTTTGGAATAGACTGTATAGCTCTTCAACATAGAAAAAGCCGGTTCATAAGAGCCGGCTTTCTTATTATTATCTGTCTCGTCCTAAAAACTAATATGCGATTAATGCCTTTAGCAGGTCTCTCACATCATGAAAAGTATTGACACTAAACCTTGCTGCTGAGGTTTTACTACCTACTTTGATGGTATAGGCATCTTTAGGCATGGCACGGAAGGTATCTTCATCAGTAAAATCATCACCAATCGCTACTACAAAGTCATAAGGATAATTCTCCAGCCACTGGGCTGCCGTACGTCCTTTGTTTACTTCTCTATCCTTAATTTCTACTACCATATCGCCTTCCAATACCTGAAGGTTGCTATTAGATGAGAGATACTTCAAATGGCTGGTAAGCTCACGGGTACGTAATTCTCCCAGCCCGGTCTCTACTTTACGGTAATGCCAGACTAAAGAATAATCTTTTTCTTCTATAAATGAACCAGGTGTACGGTTTACGTACAGTTCCAGCACCGGCAGTATTTCTTTCTTCCAATTGTTTTTCATAGCCGCAATGGTACGCCACTCAGAATCATGCTCTCGCATCCATACGCCATGCTCAGCAATCAGGTCTACCTGCTGATGCCCCAGCCATTCTTCTAAGGTGTCTTTGTCTCTGCCACTAATAATTATCACCCTGTTCTTCTCTTCTTTGGTAAGCTTTTTAATAATACCAATTAATTCCTCATCGGGTTTGGCATCTTTAGGATCGGGATGAAAACCGGAAAGTGTACCATCATAATCCAGAAAGATCAGCCGTTCATCAGCTTTAGAGAAGCTCATCAGCATTTTCTCCAGCGACAGCTCATCCATTTTACGTGTCTGCATACCTCGCTGCGCATTCTTAATATTATTAAGGCTGGTCATAAAGAGGTCTACCCAATGCGAAATATTGTAGCGCTTAAGCGAGTTTTGCATAATAGTGTTATGCATAATCTGCTCAGACTCAGGCATGGTCAGGGCCTTATGTATGGCATCTACAATCTGGTCTATATCATTAGGGTTAATAAGTATAGCATCTGAAAGCTCTTTGGAAGCACCACACATCTCACTCAAAATAAGCACTCCCTTCTTGTTGATTTTGCTGGCGATAAATTCTTTACACACCAGGTTCATACCATCACGCATAGGAGTAACCAAAGCAACATCAGCCATACGGTAGAATGCAGAGAGCTCTTCCAGCGGGAATGAACGGTAGAAGAAATGTACCGGCGTCCAGTTGATTTTACCAAATCGCCCGTTAATTCTACCCACCAGGCGATCCACCTCTTCTTTAAGCTCTTTATACTTGCCCACCTGATCGCGAGAAGGCACTACAACCATAATCAGGGAAACTTTGTCACGATACTGAGGGTAGC
This window of the Porifericola rhodea genome carries:
- a CDS encoding glycoside hydrolase family 15 protein, which translates into the protein MNKHTYDFGVIGNCAFLALVHKNTNINWLCWPRFDSSFVFGGLLDDEKGGEFSILPSTDNFNSHQYYIENTNVLCTEIENEDGKYRVTDFAPRFFQYDRYFKPLMLIRKIEPLSGTPRVKVKCDPVGEYGSLKPSMNQASNHIKFLGLQSEIRLTTNISLTYILEEQHFVLNDTRYLVLTYGAPLEAPVESTSENFQQKTVNYWQHWVKSTSISDFYQQQVIRSALVLKIHQFEDTGGIIASTTTSLPEAPGSGRNWDYRYCWLRDTYYTLTAFNHIGHFEELERYFYYIANISASQKSRYQPLYSISGSDQLIEKIMDLKGYLGNQPVRVGNQAYEHIQNDVYGQVLLSLLPLYVDHRFINDERAGSQNLVYDVLQKIEEVMYEPDAGLWEFRDLSQYHCYTYLFHWAGSSAAIKIAKRLGDKELEIKASKLKQAAVDKIEECYDPERKVYTQAIGTKNLDASTLQLIMMNYLDGNSDRAKNHLKSLEKELKSEDGLFYRYLHMDDFGMPETTFLICAFWYVEALACVGRVDEATETFENIMQYSNHLGLFSEDVDAATGSQWGNFPQAYSHVGLVNAAYRIATKLDAPDFLE
- a CDS encoding bifunctional alpha,alpha-trehalose-phosphate synthase (UDP-forming)/trehalose-phosphatase, which translates into the protein MAKTIIVSNRLPIKIQRNEKKQLEYHTSAGGLATGLGSIYKEGNNLWIGWPGLVSTRKDEKAEITEAIAKESMIPVFLTEDDIKDFYEGFSNETLWPNFHYFIQYAIYDPKLWEAYKRVNRKFADEIAKKCDPDDTLWIHDYQLMLVPGMLRERFPDASIGFFLHIPFPSYEIFRLLPWRREILNGVLGADLIGFHTYDDMRHFLSSVSRLAGLSNTQGQVVVGNRTVMVDSFPMGIDYDKYAEAAASPEALEREVHYRISLGDQKLILSIDRLDYSKGIPQRLRAFELFFERYPQYRDKVSLIMVVVPSRDQVGKYKELKEEVDRLVGRINGRFGKINWTPVHFFYRSFPLEELSAFYRMADVALVTPMRDGMNLVCKEFIASKINKKGVLILSEMCGASKELSDAILINPNDIDQIVDAIHKALTMPESEQIMHNTIMQNSLKRYNISHWVDLFMTSLNNIKNAQRGMQTRKMDELSLEKMLMSFSKADERLIFLDYDGTLSGFHPDPKDAKPDEELIGIIKKLTKEEKNRVIIISGRDKDTLEEWLGHQQVDLIAEHGVWMREHDSEWRTIAAMKNNWKKEILPVLELYVNRTPGSFIEEKDYSLVWHYRKVETGLGELRTRELTSHLKYLSSNSNLQVLEGDMVVEIKDREVNKGRTAAQWLENYPYDFVVAIGDDFTDEDTFRAMPKDAYTIKVGSKTSAARFSVNTFHDVRDLLKALIAY